A stretch of the Salvelinus fontinalis isolate EN_2023a chromosome 22, ASM2944872v1, whole genome shotgun sequence genome encodes the following:
- the LOC129820093 gene encoding large proline-rich protein BAG6-like codes for MEESASTIEVTVKTLDSRSRSYTVRGELTLRKFKEHISASVNIPADKQRLIYQGRVLQDERTLNEYNIADKVIHLVESAPPQTSQSAGGRGLSSGGTEGGATTTSSQGGPQDRNGNSYVILGTFNLPINIMDSQQIQMQVQQMMAGVGEAGRNTRVSTGRNGSMDMHINVDQSVQSEPRMRLQLAENLLRETQSLLHRLEGQPSDVPSRAEPETSQSTSSSSSSTAATEGAAQPMDTAPPPPPTSSTQRERPPHSGSNQPSPAELVELLSKMRRVEERLRPFIERTHSILGAATSADYNTQEREEDQHVLNLVGEALRLLGNTLVALSDLRCNLVTPPPRHLHVVRPMSHYGSPVLLQGGMPHHVPGNLGTTVTMTSNGRQAAEVQAQPSQAPGPPESQALPPQLNSANQQPGQGQGAPHVIRITHQTMEPVVMMQMNLDDSGSSPQVQGQQIPIGTGQPGATPVHIPDLPPEFMQAIVHQISQQTGQPEADVPGTTSSSEPSAPTHPHSPLPPGTRVVVTRPSFSSHIPQPVVTNINLGASVPPAGGQHNLQGTPLAHSPVTQMISGLIGQLLMPGQQMPGHQVPPGDQTSTSSSSASHSSSSSTSSSSSSASSNPIPPHPSGATTSCQTTTHTTSVGQPPEGVAEANLAQLLGSLLGGAGGPGAPGSGANPQITVTVPGVPGFFQGMSEFIQANRPTTSPGQEPPPGQGTPAPPQVAPGGVGDPFLSPELFTGIVQGVLSTMMGAPQGNGESIAQFIQRLSHTTNLFTPGSGDAVGFFGDLLSLVGHSFSMVDIMLLLHGNAQPISRIQPQLTDFFNQHYLQGPEPTDANINAASEDLINGLEEYITECFATVTVREGVDIIQINSSFLRQQFTRMATHILRCTDHAFGPRLLLLCTQGLFECLALNLYCLRGEQGALTQVINHHIRRMSAEVNPSLVNWLTSMMTMRLHVILEHNPVTEDHIQHYVIHTRRAEPEAQAGQQTDTQNMEMAGGLSPAPATTAGAAMVSSGDRQEVEASPGVTTPLRRASSGEIGRAVAMAAGRREESVGDMEPWAAAVPPEWVPIIRHDMLSQMKTQSPLSDAYLHGMPAKRRKTHQGEGPQLSLSEAVSRAARAAGVIPVTSPDSLQGELEEPELQEAYQEQVRSDIKERVRDDQDFSSQRFPNTHQAFSLDDS; via the exons ATGGAGGAGTCAGCAAGTACCATAGAGGTCACAGTGAAGACCCTGGATTCCCGGAGCAGGAGCTACACTGTCCGGGGAGAG TTGACATTGAGAAAGTTCAAAGAACACATATCTGCGTCAGTGAATATCCCAGCTGACAAGCAGAGACTAATCTACCAGGGCAGAGTGCTGCAGGACGAGAGGACACTGAATGAATACA ATATAGCTGATAAGGTGATCCACCTAGTGGAGAGTGCTCCTCCTCAGACCTCCCAATCTGCTGGCGGGCGAGGACTGTCATcaggaggaacagagggaggtgccaccaccacctcctcccagGGAGGCCCCCAGGACCGCAACGGGAACAGCTACGTCATTCTGGGAACCTTCAACCTGCCCATCAACATCATGGACTCCCAGCAGATACAG ATGCAAGTGCAGCAGATGATGGCAGGAGTGGGAGAAGCAGGAAGGAATACCAGAGTCAGCACTGGA CGCAATGGCTCAATGGATATGCATATCAACGTTGACCAATCAGTGCAGAGCGAGCCCAGGATGAGGCTGCAATTGGCTGAGAACTTGCTAAGAGAAACCCAATCTCTGCTCCACAGACTGGAG GGTCAGCCCAGCGACGTGCCATCTCGAGCCGAGCCGGAGACGTCTCAGTCCAcctcttcatcctcttcctctacaGCTGCCACTGAAGGAGCAGCACAGCCTATGGACACcgctccacctccccctcccacctcctccacccAGAGAGAGCGACCACCCCACTCCGGGTCCAA ccagcccagcccagcGGAGCTGGTGGAGCTGTTGTCAAAgatgaggagggtggaggagaggcttCGTCCCTTCATAGAGAGAACTCACTCCATCCTGGGGGCTGCCACTTCAGCAGACTACAAC acgcaggagagagaggaggaccagcACGTTCTCAACCTGGTCGGGGAGGCTCTCCGTCTCCTTGGCAACACCCTGGTTGCCCTTAGCGACCTGCGTTGTAACCTGGTCACTCCTCCGCCCCGTCACCTCCACGTGGTTCGGCCCATGTCCCACTACGGCTCCCCCGtcctgctgcagggtggtatgccccACCACGTCCCG GGAAACCTGGGGACCACAGTGACTATGACTTCCAATGGGAGGCAGGCAGCCGAGGTCCAAGCCCAACCTTCTCAGGCCCCTGGCCCACCAGAGAGCCAGGCCCTCCCTCCACAGCTTAACTCAGCCAACCAGCAGCCAGGTCAGGGCCAGGGGGCTCCGCATGTGATCAGAATCACCCACCAGACCATGGAGCCTGTGGTAATGATGCAGATGAACCTGGATG ATTCTGGCAGCAGCCCTCAGGTCCAAGGACAACAGATCCCTATTGGTACTGGACAGCCTG GTGCCACTCCGGTCCACATCCCAGACCTTCCTCCAGAGTTCATGCAGGCCATCGTCCACCAGATCTCTCAGCAGACCGGGCAACCAGAAGCGGATGTCCCCGGGACCACCTCCAGCTCTGAACCCTCTGCCCCTACTCACCCTCACAGCCCTCTGCCCCCTGGGACCAGGGTGGTGGTCACacgcccctccttctcctctcacaTCCCCCAGCCTGTGGTCACCAACATCAACCTCGGGGCTTCAGTGCCCCCTGCTGGCGGACAACACAACCTACAG GGCACACCTCTGGCTCACTCTCCCGTAACTCAGATGATCAGTGGTCTGATTGGACAGCTCCTGATGCCTGGACAACAGATGCCTGGACACCAGG TTCCTCCAGGTGACCAGACATCCACCagctcctcctctgcctcccactcctcctcttcatccacctcctcttcatcctcttctgCGTCCTCCAACCCCATCCCTCCCCACCCCTCTGGGGCGACAACCTCTTGCCAGACCACCACCCACACCACCTCTGTGGGCCAGCCACCGGAGGGGGTTGCCGAGGCCAACCTAGCCCAGCTCCTGGGCTCTCTGCTGGGTGGAGCAGGCGGGCCAGGAGCCCCTGGTTCTGGAGCTAACCCACAAATCACTGTGACCGTACCTGGAGTCCCAGGGTTCTTCCAAGGCATGTCAGAATTCATCCAG GCTAACCGACCCACAACCTCACCCGGCCAGGAGCCTCCCCCTGGCCAAGGCACCCCTGCCCCCCCTCAGGTGGCCCCTGGGGGTGTCGGGGACCCCTTCCTGAGCCCAGAGCTGTTTACAGGTATTGTCCAGGGGGTCCTCTCCACCATGATGGGGGCTCCGCAGGGGAACGGGGAGAGCATCGCTCAGTTCATCCAGAGACTGTCTCATACCACCAACCTCTTCACACCTGGATCTGGGGACGCAGTAG GGTTCTTCGGGGACCTGTTGTCTCTGGTGGGTCACAGTTTCTCCATGGTGGACATAATGTTGTTACTCCACGGTAATGCCCAGCCAATCAGCCGGATCCAGCCCCAGCTCACTGACTTCTTCAACCAGCACTACCTGCAGGGTCCAGAGCCTACTGATGCCAATATTAAC GCAGCATCTGAGGACCTCATCAATGGCCTGGAGGAGTACATAACGGAGTGCTTT GCCACGGTGActgtgagagagggagtggacaTCATTCAAATCAACAGCTCTTTCCTTAGACAGCAGTTCACCCGCATGGCCACACACATCCTACGCTGCACAG accACGCGTTTGGCCCCCGCCTGCTGCTGCTCTGCACCCAGGGTCTGTTTGAGTGTCTGGCTCTCAACCTTTACTGTCTCCGAGGGGAACAGGGAGCTCTCACCCAAGTCATCAATCACCACATC AGGAGGATGTCAGCAGAGGTCAACCCCAGCCTGGTGAACTGGCTAACTAGTATGATGACCATGAGACTCCACGTCATCCTGGAGCACAACCCAGTCACTGAGGACCACATCCAGCACTATGTCATCCACACACGGAGAGCAGAGCCTGAGGCACAGGCTggacagcagacagacacacagaacatGGAG ATGGCTGGAGGTCTGTCTCCGGCCCCAGCCACCACAGCAGGGGCAGCCATGGTTTCATCAGGGGACAGACAGGAAGTTGAAGCGTCCCCCGGGGTGACCACCCCCTTGCGGAGAGCATCATCGGGGGAGATCGGAAGAGCCGTTGCCATGGCAGCAGGAAGAAGGGAGGAGTCTGTAGGAGACATGGAGCCCTGGGCAGCTGCAGTGCCCCCT GAGTGGGTTCCTATCATCAGACATGACATGCTGTCTCAGATGAAGACTCAATCCCCTCTGTCTGACGCATACCTCCACGGGATGCCTGCCAAGAGGAGGAAG ACTCACCAGGGTGAGGGCCCTCAACTGTCCCTGTCTGAGGCAGTGAGCCGGGCTGCCCGGGCTGCAGGAGTCATACCTGTCACTAGCCCAGATAGCCTCCAGGGGGAGCTAGAGGAGCCAGAGCTGCAGGAGGCCTACCAAGAACAG GTGAGGAGTGACAtcaaggagagagtgagggatgacCAAGACTTCAGCTCCCAGCGTTTCCCCAACACACACCAGGCCTTCTCTCTAGATGACTCTTAA